The following are encoded in a window of Capillibacterium thermochitinicola genomic DNA:
- the guaA gene encoding glutamine-hydrolyzing GMP synthase, with protein MTQELVLILDFGGQYTQLIARRIRELQVYCEIVPYNATYEQIQKINPRALIFSGGARSVYEPGAPAVDPRLYQMGLPILGICYGMQLMAKDLGGVVEATEKREYGKTALLVKEENQLFAGLPQEMTVWMSHGDLVKEVPPGFTVTATTDNTPIAAMGNPEANLYAVQFHPEVVHTTQGKVLLANFLFKVAALSGTWTMESFIENTVAQIRQTVGENEQAVCALSGGVDSSVAAVLVHQAIGDRLTCIFVDHGLLRKNEAEQVMATLTRIFKMKIIKVDAAEEFLEKLAGVRDPEQKRKIIGAEFIRVFEREAAKLGKIDYLVQGTVYPDVIESGTATASVIKSHHNVGGLPEDLQFKLIEPLKFLFKDEVRRLGSELRIPEELLWRHPFPGPGLAIRILGEVTREKLAILREADAIFIEEIKKAGLYREIWQAFPVLLDLRTVGVMGDQRTYAYPIALRAITSDDGMTADWYRFPHEVLARIANRIVNEVPHVNRVVYDVTTKPPATIEWE; from the coding sequence GTGACACAAGAATTAGTGTTAATTCTCGACTTCGGCGGACAGTATACGCAACTGATCGCCCGCCGCATCCGCGAACTGCAAGTTTATTGTGAAATTGTCCCCTACAATGCAACCTATGAACAGATCCAAAAGATCAATCCCCGGGCCCTGATCTTCTCGGGCGGAGCCAGGAGTGTCTATGAACCCGGTGCCCCGGCGGTCGATCCCCGCCTTTACCAGATGGGTCTACCGATCCTCGGCATCTGTTACGGCATGCAATTGATGGCAAAAGATCTGGGTGGCGTGGTCGAGGCCACGGAGAAGCGCGAATACGGCAAAACGGCTTTATTGGTCAAAGAGGAAAACCAACTCTTTGCCGGCTTGCCCCAAGAGATGACCGTCTGGATGAGCCACGGCGACCTTGTCAAAGAGGTCCCTCCCGGCTTTACGGTAACCGCCACCACCGACAATACCCCCATCGCCGCCATGGGCAATCCGGAGGCCAACCTTTATGCCGTCCAGTTTCATCCGGAAGTCGTCCATACCACGCAGGGAAAGGTACTTCTCGCCAACTTCCTCTTTAAAGTGGCTGCCTTGTCCGGGACCTGGACAATGGAATCCTTTATTGAAAACACGGTTGCCCAAATCCGGCAAACCGTCGGGGAAAACGAACAGGCGGTTTGTGCGCTTTCCGGCGGGGTTGACAGTTCGGTCGCGGCTGTTTTAGTCCATCAAGCCATCGGTGACCGTTTAACCTGCATCTTCGTTGACCATGGGCTGCTCCGCAAGAACGAGGCCGAACAAGTGATGGCGACCTTGACCCGGATCTTTAAGATGAAAATCATCAAGGTGGACGCTGCCGAGGAATTTTTGGAAAAACTGGCCGGCGTGCGGGATCCGGAACAGAAACGCAAAATTATCGGCGCCGAATTCATCCGGGTCTTTGAACGTGAAGCCGCCAAACTTGGGAAAATTGACTATCTGGTGCAGGGTACGGTCTACCCCGACGTGATCGAGAGCGGCACGGCGACCGCGTCCGTCATTAAATCCCACCATAATGTGGGCGGCCTCCCCGAAGATTTACAATTCAAATTGATCGAGCCATTGAAATTCCTGTTCAAGGATGAAGTCCGCCGGCTGGGCAGTGAATTGCGGATCCCCGAGGAGCTGCTGTGGCGTCATCCCTTCCCCGGACCGGGCCTGGCCATCCGGATTCTGGGCGAAGTCACCCGGGAAAAACTGGCCATCCTGCGGGAAGCCGATGCAATCTTTATTGAGGAGATCAAAAAGGCCGGCCTTTACCGGGAGATCTGGCAAGCCTTTCCCGTCTTGCTCGATCTCCGCACGGTCGGCGTGATGGGCGACCAACGGACTTACGCCTACCCCATTGCGCTGCGCGCCATCACCAGCGATGACGGCATGACGGCCGACTGGTACCGTTTCCCCCATGAGGTACTGGCCCGGATCGCCAACCGGATCGTCAACGAAGTCCCCCATGTCAACCGGGTGGTTTATGACGTTACCACCAAACCGCCCGCCACGATTGAGTGGGAATAA
- a CDS encoding carboxymuconolactone decarboxylase family protein: protein MDDKDREKIEKIIDDRKRAHSYFMNKSKVYRSFVDMEQKTYSDGALEKKYKELIAIGISIIMNCESCLEWHIKQALDSGATEEQIIEAIEVGIEMGGGPATVSSRFALKVLDYYRDKK, encoded by the coding sequence ATGGATGATAAAGATCGCGAAAAAATCGAAAAGATTATTGACGACAGAAAAAGAGCTCATTCATATTTCATGAACAAATCAAAAGTTTATCGTTCCTTTGTCGACATGGAACAAAAGACTTATTCCGACGGTGCACTAGAGAAAAAATATAAGGAATTAATCGCGATTGGCATCTCAATAATAATGAATTGCGAGTCTTGCCTTGAATGGCACATCAAGCAAGCCTTGGACTCAGGAGCAACTGAAGAGCAAATAATTGAAGCTATTGAGGTAGGGATAGAAATGGGTGGAGGACCAGCAACCGTATCAAGCAGATTTGCTCTTAAAGTGTTAGATTATTACAGGGATAAAAAGTAA